The Sphingobacteriaceae bacterium genome has a segment encoding these proteins:
- a CDS encoding T9SS type A sorting domain-containing protein — protein MAVFINGTKIDLLSACQITLGCQTPVGSYSISNGCLIDAVSGDDGGISGTIILIASAFSQTSISTLGVATSEPGGSGTIFEIIDCSPINCSDVFIKEEIGNLFHFKIIPNPSNDFATLVFTGAASGLTLTITNISGELLKKEQVKSTDIYRLNRADFSVGLYFISIIDSNGQTYRTKFVFK, from the coding sequence ATGGCGGTATTTATCAATGGGACAAAAATAGACCTGCTTTCCGCTTGTCAAATCACACTTGGCTGTCAAACTCCAGTTGGCAGCTATTCAATTTCAAATGGTTGCCTCATTGACGCCGTTTCCGGGGACGACGGTGGAATTTCTGGAACTATTATCTTAATCGCTTCTGCATTTAGTCAGACATCTATATCGACACTTGGCGTCGCAACATCTGAGCCAGGTGGATCTGGCACAATTTTCGAAATTATTGACTGCTCACCAATAAACTGTAGCGATGTTTTCATCAAAGAGGAGATCGGAAATCTATTTCATTTCAAAATAATTCCAAATCCTTCAAATGATTTTGCGACACTTGTTTTCACAGGTGCGGCATCAGGTTTAACTCTGACAATCACAAATATTAGTGGAGAACTATTAAAAAAAGAGCAAGTTAAATCCACCGATATTTATCGTTTAAACAGGGCTGATTTTTCTGTAGGTCTTTACTTTATCAGTATCATTGACTCGAATGGACAAACTTATCGGACAAAATTTGTATTTAAATAA